The proteins below come from a single Prolixibacter sp. NT017 genomic window:
- a CDS encoding glycoside hydrolase family 38 C-terminal domain-containing protein, translating to MKIRLSMFLAGVLFSVFGYAQPLQRRAPYDINKDKVLYTIGYAHLDTEWNWDYPETINEYIRNIMTENFHLFERYPDYVFNFTGSRRYEMMKEYYPKLYEKVRSYIHQGRWYVSGSSVDEGEVNISSSESLIRQVLYGNNYFRKEFGEESVDYMLPDCFGFVANLPSVLHHCGLLGFSTQKLTWHSAAGIPFNVGVWNGPDDKGVVAALNATSYNGHVVSRLDRDSSWNARLNKDKEDYDISFDYRYYGVGDQGGAPRERDVKNAVGSLNQTDSKLQVVLTSSDQMYKDITPEIRRKLPRYKGDLLLTEHSSGSLTSQAYVKRMNRKNEVLARAAEPLAAVADHARLAHYPFRKLNASWELVLGSQFHDILPGTSIPKAYEYAWNDEFIAANGFASVLKNSIEELSNRMNTEVKGRSVVVYNPVAHSREDVVMASLTYEKMPANVQVFDRRGKAVPTQIESREGHVMKILFLAKVPSVGLAVFDIREAKKTENVSHKLKATERTLENAYYKVTLGDNGDVASIFDKKARKELLASPARLEFLHEAPAEWPSWNMDWKDRQKSPVGYMDKSATVRVVENGPVRVAVEVTRKGRNSSISQVISLSSGEAGKRVEVSNTADWQSKGVSLKAAFPLTVSNPEATYNLGLGTIMRGNNDHLKYEVPSKKWFDLTDKSGDYGVTILEDCKYGSDKPSDNTLRLTLLFTPEVNSRWNWCRYQDTQDWGVQKFRYGLYGHKGGWQQGQSAWQGKYFNQPLMAFEVPRHNGAWSKYVSFLSLSTPQAGVMAFKKMEHGDYYLIRLNELSGKEMKNAQVLFHGKIADAYEVDGQERKVGPATFSGNRLDFSLTHDAVRSYAVKLVSDGMSGSVRQVQLELPYNQDVMSFDDNRDDGNFAWRSSLPAEMVPGVINSKGIQFRTASKDDGMNNAVSCKGQEIKLPGGQFDRVCILAAATQDTRGNFMVGGEVHSLNIQGWSGYIGQFYHRNFADDGHTVKSIDGPYVKRDDIAWFASHRHQAYPSKNLAYQYCYLYQYELKVPAGIRSIKLPNNDKIKVLAITAVDGSGGTAKPLHPLYDDFHDARAVTIR from the coding sequence ATGAAAATCAGGTTAAGTATGTTTTTGGCGGGAGTTCTGTTTTCCGTCTTTGGCTATGCCCAGCCTCTGCAAAGAAGGGCACCATATGACATTAATAAGGACAAAGTGTTGTATACCATTGGTTATGCACATCTGGATACTGAATGGAACTGGGATTATCCGGAGACCATTAATGAATATATCCGAAATATAATGACGGAAAATTTTCATCTGTTTGAGCGGTACCCGGATTATGTTTTCAATTTTACAGGCTCCCGGCGCTACGAAATGATGAAGGAGTATTATCCTAAGCTTTATGAAAAGGTTCGGAGCTACATTCACCAGGGGCGTTGGTATGTTTCGGGTTCGTCGGTAGATGAAGGTGAGGTAAATATCTCTTCTTCCGAATCACTGATTCGGCAGGTACTATACGGGAATAACTACTTCCGTAAAGAGTTTGGAGAGGAGAGTGTAGACTATATGTTGCCTGACTGTTTTGGATTTGTGGCTAATCTACCCAGCGTTTTGCATCACTGTGGTTTACTTGGTTTTTCAACACAAAAATTGACCTGGCACTCAGCAGCCGGTATTCCTTTTAACGTGGGTGTCTGGAACGGTCCTGATGACAAAGGGGTTGTTGCAGCGTTAAACGCTACCAGCTACAATGGTCACGTTGTTTCGCGGCTGGATCGGGACAGCAGTTGGAATGCCCGGTTGAACAAGGATAAAGAAGATTACGATATTTCGTTTGATTATCGCTATTACGGTGTAGGAGATCAAGGAGGAGCCCCGAGGGAGCGTGATGTGAAAAATGCCGTTGGCAGCTTGAACCAAACCGACAGTAAACTTCAGGTAGTGCTGACCTCTTCAGACCAGATGTACAAAGATATTACTCCTGAAATCCGAAGGAAATTACCCCGTTACAAGGGAGATCTCTTATTGACAGAACACAGTTCAGGGTCGTTAACCTCTCAGGCCTATGTGAAACGGATGAACCGAAAAAATGAGGTACTCGCCAGGGCTGCTGAGCCTTTGGCAGCAGTGGCAGATCATGCTCGTTTAGCCCATTATCCTTTCAGAAAACTAAATGCCTCATGGGAATTAGTGTTGGGAAGTCAGTTTCACGATATTCTTCCCGGAACCTCCATCCCAAAAGCTTACGAATACGCCTGGAACGATGAATTTATTGCTGCTAATGGTTTTGCAAGCGTATTAAAAAATTCGATTGAAGAACTGAGCAACCGAATGAATACGGAAGTGAAAGGTCGTTCGGTCGTTGTATACAATCCGGTTGCCCACAGCCGGGAAGATGTTGTTATGGCTAGTTTGACCTACGAAAAGATGCCGGCAAATGTGCAGGTATTCGATCGAAGAGGAAAAGCAGTTCCTACACAGATAGAGAGTCGGGAAGGGCATGTAATGAAGATTTTGTTTCTGGCAAAAGTTCCTTCGGTAGGATTGGCTGTTTTCGATATTCGGGAAGCTAAAAAAACGGAGAATGTTTCTCACAAGCTGAAGGCAACTGAGCGCACGCTGGAAAATGCGTATTACAAGGTAACGCTGGGAGATAATGGCGATGTCGCTAGTATTTTTGACAAAAAAGCCCGGAAAGAGTTGTTGGCATCTCCAGCCCGTTTGGAGTTCCTGCACGAAGCTCCTGCCGAATGGCCTTCCTGGAATATGGACTGGAAAGATCGGCAGAAATCACCGGTAGGCTATATGGATAAATCCGCGACTGTGAGAGTTGTTGAGAACGGACCTGTTCGTGTGGCTGTTGAAGTGACCCGTAAAGGACGTAATTCTTCCATCAGCCAGGTTATTAGTCTTTCTTCAGGAGAAGCGGGAAAGCGTGTGGAGGTCTCGAATACAGCTGACTGGCAATCGAAGGGAGTGAGCCTAAAAGCTGCTTTCCCTTTAACGGTCAGTAATCCGGAAGCTACCTACAACCTTGGGTTGGGAACGATTATGAGGGGTAATAACGATCACCTGAAATATGAAGTCCCGTCTAAGAAATGGTTTGACCTGACTGATAAAAGTGGCGATTATGGTGTAACAATACTGGAAGATTGTAAATATGGCTCAGACAAGCCTTCGGATAACACCCTTCGTTTAACCCTGCTGTTCACTCCGGAGGTCAATTCCCGGTGGAATTGGTGCCGTTATCAGGATACTCAGGATTGGGGAGTGCAGAAGTTTCGTTATGGTCTTTACGGACACAAAGGTGGCTGGCAACAAGGTCAGTCCGCCTGGCAGGGGAAATACTTTAATCAACCTCTGATGGCTTTTGAAGTACCCAGGCATAATGGGGCATGGAGCAAATATGTATCATTTCTTTCTTTGAGCACTCCGCAAGCCGGGGTTATGGCTTTTAAAAAGATGGAACACGGCGATTACTACCTGATTCGGTTGAATGAATTATCTGGTAAGGAGATGAAAAACGCTCAGGTTTTATTTCATGGAAAAATTGCGGATGCTTATGAGGTGGACGGTCAGGAACGCAAAGTTGGTCCGGCTACGTTTTCAGGGAATCGGTTGGATTTTTCTTTGACTCACGATGCGGTTCGGAGTTACGCAGTCAAATTGGTGTCGGATGGTATGTCTGGTTCAGTCAGACAGGTTCAACTAGAGCTGCCTTATAACCAGGATGTGATGAGTTTTGATGATAACCGGGACGATGGCAATTTTGCCTGGAGATCAAGTCTGCCAGCAGAAATGGTTCCTGGCGTTATCAATAGTAAAGGAATTCAGTTTCGTACAGCGAGTAAAGATGATGGCATGAATAACGCTGTTAGTTGTAAAGGTCAAGAAATCAAACTCCCGGGGGGACAGTTTGACCGAGTTTGTATACTTGCTGCAGCAACACAGGATACACGTGGAAATTTCATGGTTGGAGGTGAAGTTCATTCGCTGAATATTCAGGGATGGTCTGGTTACATAGGCCAGTTTTATCATCGAAACTTTGCCGACGATGGACACACGGTTAAATCGATAGACGGCCCGTACGTGAAGCGAGATGATATCGCGTGGTTTGCTTC